Genomic window (Desulfonatronum sp. SC1):
GCTGAACGAGTGGGAGTTGCTGGCCGGGATGGTTCCCTGGCTGGTCATGGGCGATCATGAGGGCGTGCTCACGGACAAGCGTTTCGACGTGATCAAGCCCATCACGCCGAACAAACCCGAATGGTGGGTGACCCTGATCAAGGCCATCACCTACCGCCAGGGCATTGGCGACCTCCTGGCCGAGGGAGTGTCCCGGGCCATCGCCGAACTTGGCCCGGAGCAGTATGGGGAGACCATCTACCAGGGCGAGCGCAAGAGACCGACCAGGATCAGCCTGCAGGAGGCCTGGGGCTACGCCGGGCACTGGAGCGGCCGGGGCATCCATGCCGTCCGAGAATTCCCCCACTGGCTACTGGAGGCCCTGGTCTGGATGACGGCCACCCGCGATCCCCTGGACGACACCCATATCGTGGCCCGGGACGAATGGATGGAGGAATTCAACAAGAACCCTTACGAAGGAACCAAAGGCGCGGAAATCGCCATCTGGAACGAAAACCGCTCCGAGCTCAAATCCAGCCTGACGCTCTGCGACTGGTCCTTTCCCATCCCCACGAAATCAGACGCCGAAAGCCGCCTTTTCTCGGCCGTGACCGGCATGGAACTGGACGAGAAAGGCCTGGACATGATCGGCGAGCGGAACAAGAACATGCAACGGGCTTTGCTGGTCCGCAATTACGGGCGGGACCGGGCCGGGGAAGTGGCCGAGATCATGCCCTGGTTCAAGCGGCCCGATGCCACCAGGGGCATTGTCATCGACGAGGAGAAATTCAACGGTCTGGTGGATACCTATTACACCCTGCGCGGCTGGGACACGAAAACCGGCAGACCCACCCGGGCCACCCTGGAACGCCTGGAGTTGGGCGACGTCGCAGCAGCGCTGGAGGCAGAGGAAAAGCTGCCGTAACCGCTCAACAACTCCTGGCAGCTCAGCGCATGGTGGGGCAGGCAGGCTGCCTGCCAGATGAAAAATGCCCGGACTTTTTTTAAGCAGACAATCAGGCGGCGATCAATGAACACTCATAACAGAAGGAAACCCTATACCAGTCCACAAGTACATATTCCGCAACCCTCCGACAGGGAGCATTACGCGTTTATGACACAATTCTACATTCGCTGAGGTAGGTCGCCCTTAAAGGGCTTTTCCTGCTTTCCCAACGTTGCCCCAGGGCGTTGCCCTGGGCTCTAACATGTCGCCCCTTTGGGGCTGAAATCAAGCCCTGAAAGGGCGAAACAAGTACAGCCCAGGGCAACGCCCTGGGATATCAATGAGATAGCTTCCATCCGGAAACTCTTTTGTTTCCGGATGTTGAAACTGCCGGTTTTCAATTCGAAAACGAGCAATTTTTTCTTTTGGCAAGGAAGTCAAGCAATTATGAGGAGGCGTATATCAATACGTTGACGAATAATTGTGAAGACTGACGCAGCCAAAAGGAAAAAGGGCCGTTTCCGGATGAAAACGAGATAGTTTATCCAGCCCTGAAGGAGCGGCCTAAAAGGGTGAGGCTCATCAAAAAATGCGTAATGCTCTCATCCCGATTTACAGAAACGCGTAATGCTCCCTACAAGCAGCGGCTTCGAAATCACGGGGTGGACATGACCTGGATGGATTTCGGCGCCCTGACCAGCGGCTACGGCGCGACCCACTGCACGACCCAGGTTCTGGTGCGGGAAGCGAAACCATAAGCGGCTCGGCTGTGCGGGCCAATGATGTATACACTCAGGAGGTTGATATGTTGAAGCCAAAGATTCTATTTCTGACTGTTCTTTGCCTCGTTCTGTCCATCTCAGTTCTGGCCGCCGGAACCGCCTTGGCGGATCAAGGAGATCGGCGGATGCAACTGGAAAAGGCCATCGGCGATTTCCCGGGCAAGGCCAAGGCCCTTTTGCGATCGGTCGTGCTGGACGATGGTTTTATCGGTATAATCGACAGCGCAACCGCGCGTGAGCTATCGGCCCGATTGGGGCTTGGCGCCAATGAAACCGCCCTGGCCTTGATCACTTTAGCCAAGGTTTACGCCGTGCCGCCTATTTCCAATTTTCAGGTGGGAGCCGTTGCCGTGGGGCTCAGCGGGGCCATGTACTTCGGCTGCAACATGGAATTCCCCGGCCAGGCCCTGAGCTTCTCGGTGCATGCCGAACAGGCCGCGACCATGAACGCCTGGATGCACGGGGAAACAGGGCTCAGGGCCATTGCCATCACGGCCCCGCCCTGCGGGTATTGCCGCCAGTTCCTCAACGAGCTGGCAACCGCGGATGATCTGGAAATCCTTTTACGGGATGCGCCGCCAACACCGCTGCGCGTCCTGCTGCCCGAAGCGTTCGGGCCGACGGACCTGGGCATGGAGCTCCGGCTGATGGACGAGTCCGTCCAGCCCCTGCGGCTGACAACGCCGTCAGACGACAAGGTGGTTCTGGCGGCCCTGGCCGCGGCCTCGACCAGCTATGCGCCCTACTCCGGAAATCATGCCGGCGTGGCCATCGAGTCCGCAAAGGGCGTCATCGTGTCCGGTCGCTACGCGGAAAACGCGGCCTACAATCCCAGCATGTCCCCGCTGGCTGCCGCGCTGGTACTCTACAACTTCGCCAATCAAGACTTGAGACGGATCAAACGCGCGGTGCTGGTCCAGACCAATCCCGTTTCCGCCAACCAGAGGGACGCGGCCAAAGCCGTGCTCTTCGTCCTGGCTGGGAATCTTGAGCTGGAAGAATATGCAGCGGTGGGCGAGTAGTCGCCGCAGTGTCGGTTGTTGCCCGAAATGCCGTTGTCGTGCCAGGGGCGGCAATCACCCCTCAACCATCTACCCGGGAGAAATGATCATGAAGAATTTCGCCATCCGTGCATTGCTCACCGTACTGACCCTGTGCGTCGGCCTGCTGGTCCAGGGCGCGGTCCTGGCCGCTGAGGTTCAGCCTCTCAGCGACAAGGAGCGCCGGGAATTTGCCCTGCTCAGCCCCTTCGAATTCAAGAACGAGCTGGGGGATGCGGCCAAAGTGGACGGCAAGCCCGTGTACAATGCCGGACGGGGCAATCCGAACTTCATCAACACCCGGGTGCGGCTGGCCTTCAGCATGCTGCACCGCTTCGCCGTGGACCAAGCCTGGCCGGCCGAGGTCGGGGTTGATCTGGCTTATCCGCTGCGCCAGGCCCCGGGCATGGCCGCCGCGTTCCAGACGTTCCTGGCCGCCCAGGCCGACCAGGACAGCGCGGCCTTTTTGGCCCGCTGCGTGGAATACGCCCAGCAGCGGCTGGACATTGCCCCGGATGACTTCGTGGCCGGGATGGTCGGCGCGATCCTGGGCGATTACTATCCCGTGCCCTCGCGGATGCTCACGGTTCCGGAAAAGGTGGTTGAGGCGTACCTCAAGGAGTTGCATTTCCCTTCTGGAAACATCCCGTCCGAGGTTTTCCGCCTCTTCGCCACCGAGGGGGCCACGGCGGCCATGAACTACACCTTCAAGACTCTGAGGGAGAATTTCCTGATCGCGCCCGGGGACAAGATCGCCCTGATCACCCCGATCTTTTCGCCGTACATCGAAATCCCGGTGCTCAATGATTTCGAGCTCGAACCCATCTATGTCGCCGCCTCCGAGGCCACGGGCTGGCAGGTTCCCGACGATGAAATGGACAAGCTCAAGAACCCTGAAATCAAGGCCCTGTTCATGGTCAACCCCATGAACCCCGGCGCGGTGAGCATGAGTCGGGAGAGCGTGGAGCGCATCGCCGAGGTGATCAAGACCGACCGGCCGGATCTGTTCGTGCTCACGGATACGGTCTACAGCCCGTTCGTGGACGAATTTCACGACGTGATTCAGCTCGTGCCCGAAAACACCATCGGCGTGTTCTCCTATTCCAAGTACGTGGGCGTGACCGGCTGGCGGCTGGGAGTGATCTTCATCCAGGACGACAACATTTTCGACAAGATGCTCCAGGCCCTGCCCGAAGACAAAAAGCAGCTTCTGCGCAAGCGGTACGTCACCGTGACCCCGGACCCGGACGCCATTCCCTTTATCGAGCGCCTGCTCATAGACAGCCGGGACGTGGCCCTGGCCCACACCGGAGGCCTGTCCACCCCGCAGCAGGCCATCATGACCCTGTTTTCCCTCTACGAATTGCTGGACACGGAAAAGGTCTACAAGCGCGGCATCCAGACCCTGCTCCAGAGTCGCATGGCCCTGCTCTACGCGGCCCTGGGCACGCCCGCGCCGCAAGGCCCGACCCAAACCGCCTACTACAACATGGTCAACCTGCGCGACTTGGCCGCCAGACTGCACGGCCCGGAATTCGCCGCCTATCTGGCCGAGGAATTCACCCCCTTTGACCTGCTCATGCACCTGGCCCGAGCCTACCAGACGGTGCTCCTGCCCGGCGTGGGCTTTGCCGGCCCGGACTGGACCGCCCGTGTCTCCCTGGCCAACCTGCCGGACGAGAACTACACGGTGATCGGGCAAAATCTGGTGGCTTTGATGCGGGATTTTCACGCCTACTGGGAACGAAAAGCGGCGCAATAAAACCGCGCTTACCAGTTCTCTCTCAAACAAACCCCGGAGATGTTGATGAACATTGATCCAAATACCGTCGCGAAGGTCGTGGCCATTCTGCATGAGGAAATCGTGCCGGCCCAGGGCTGCACCGAACCCATCGCCATAGCCCTGGTCGCGGCCAAAGCACGGGAGGTGTTGGGCACGGTTCCGGAACAGGTCAGGATTTATGTTTCCGGAAACATCATCAAGAACGTCAAGAGCGTGGTCGTGCCCGGCAGCGGGGGCATGGTCGGCATCGAGACCTCGGCGGCCATGGGCATCATGGCTGGGGACTGTACAAAGGATCTGATGGTCATCAGCGACGTCACCGAAGCGGACATGGTCGCGGTCAGGAAATACCTGGGCAAGGCCGCCTTCGAGGTGGTCCACGAAAAAACGCCGGTCAAGCTCTATGTGCGCATCGAGGTGGTTGCCGGGGACCGGAGCGCAGAAGTTGAGGTGAAATATCTGCACACCAATTTGACGCGGGTGGTCCAAAACGGGCGCGTCCTGCTGGACCGGGGCTTCAGCCCGGAGAGTTTTCATACCCCCGAGGAAGATCGCTCCGTCTTGTCGGTCAGGCTGATTTACGATCTGGCCAAAAGCATTGACCTGGAACTGATCCGTCCGCTGTTCCAGCAGGTCATCGTCCTGAACTGCGCCATTGCCGAGGAGGGGTTGCAAAACGCCTACGGCGTGAACATCGGCAGCAGCATTCTCAAGAACATCGAACAGGGCATCTACGGAGACGACCTGCGCAACCGCAGCGCGAGCTATGCCGCGGCTGGCAGCGACGCGCGCATGAGCGGCTGCCCCCTGCCGGTGATGACCACCAGCGGCAGCGGCAATCAGGGCATGACCGCCTCCCTGCCGGTAATCAAGTTCGCGCGGCTGAAAGGGTATGCCGAGGACGATCTGATCCGGGCCCTGTTCCTGTCCCACCTGTGTACCGTGCACATCAAGACCCAGGTGGGCCGTTTGTCCGCCTATTGCGGAGCCATGTGCGCCGCGGCCGGAGTGAGCGGGGCCATCTCCTTTCTCATGGGCGCGAATTACGACATCACGGCCCATGCCATCGTGAACACCCTGGGGAACATTTCGGGCATCGTCTGCGACGGGGCCAAGCCGTCCTGTGCCATGAAGATCGCCACGGGCATCTATGCGGCCTTTGATTCCGCCATCCTGGCCTCCCTTCACAAGGATCTGCACGGCGGCGACGGCATCGTGGGCAGCGACGTGGAGGCCACCATCCGCAATATCGGGGAACTGGCCAGCAAGGGCATGGAGCAGACCGACGAGGTGATCCTCAAGATTATGACTTCAGAGAGCGGCCACGGGGTTTTTCGCCCCCCGGTCAATTAAGCCAGGAGCCTTTTCCCCAACAGGCAACCGTCGTTTGGAGTGTTCACGTAATCATCACATTCAAACGCAGGGGCGGCCCTCGCGGCCGCCCTAGCATCCCATCGTAGGGGCAGACCTGTGTGTCTG
Coding sequences:
- the cdd gene encoding cytidine deaminase, which encodes MLKPKILFLTVLCLVLSISVLAAGTALADQGDRRMQLEKAIGDFPGKAKALLRSVVLDDGFIGIIDSATARELSARLGLGANETALALITLAKVYAVPPISNFQVGAVAVGLSGAMYFGCNMEFPGQALSFSVHAEQAATMNAWMHGETGLRAIAITAPPCGYCRQFLNELATADDLEILLRDAPPTPLRVLLPEAFGPTDLGMELRLMDESVQPLRLTTPSDDKVVLAALAAASTSYAPYSGNHAGVAIESAKGVIVSGRYAENAAYNPSMSPLAAALVLYNFANQDLRRIKRAVLVQTNPVSANQRDAAKAVLFVLAGNLELEEYAAVGE
- a CDS encoding bifunctional aspartate transaminase/aspartate 4-decarboxylase, whose translation is MKNFAIRALLTVLTLCVGLLVQGAVLAAEVQPLSDKERREFALLSPFEFKNELGDAAKVDGKPVYNAGRGNPNFINTRVRLAFSMLHRFAVDQAWPAEVGVDLAYPLRQAPGMAAAFQTFLAAQADQDSAAFLARCVEYAQQRLDIAPDDFVAGMVGAILGDYYPVPSRMLTVPEKVVEAYLKELHFPSGNIPSEVFRLFATEGATAAMNYTFKTLRENFLIAPGDKIALITPIFSPYIEIPVLNDFELEPIYVAASEATGWQVPDDEMDKLKNPEIKALFMVNPMNPGAVSMSRESVERIAEVIKTDRPDLFVLTDTVYSPFVDEFHDVIQLVPENTIGVFSYSKYVGVTGWRLGVIFIQDDNIFDKMLQALPEDKKQLLRKRYVTVTPDPDAIPFIERLLIDSRDVALAHTGGLSTPQQAIMTLFSLYELLDTEKVYKRGIQTLLQSRMALLYAALGTPAPQGPTQTAYYNMVNLRDLAARLHGPEFAAYLAEEFTPFDLLMHLARAYQTVLLPGVGFAGPDWTARVSLANLPDENYTVIGQNLVALMRDFHAYWERKAAQ
- a CDS encoding serine dehydratase subunit alpha family protein, which codes for MNIDPNTVAKVVAILHEEIVPAQGCTEPIAIALVAAKAREVLGTVPEQVRIYVSGNIIKNVKSVVVPGSGGMVGIETSAAMGIMAGDCTKDLMVISDVTEADMVAVRKYLGKAAFEVVHEKTPVKLYVRIEVVAGDRSAEVEVKYLHTNLTRVVQNGRVLLDRGFSPESFHTPEEDRSVLSVRLIYDLAKSIDLELIRPLFQQVIVLNCAIAEEGLQNAYGVNIGSSILKNIEQGIYGDDLRNRSASYAAAGSDARMSGCPLPVMTTSGSGNQGMTASLPVIKFARLKGYAEDDLIRALFLSHLCTVHIKTQVGRLSAYCGAMCAAAGVSGAISFLMGANYDITAHAIVNTLGNISGIVCDGAKPSCAMKIATGIYAAFDSAILASLHKDLHGGDGIVGSDVEATIRNIGELASKGMEQTDEVILKIMTSESGHGVFRPPVN